A portion of the Bifidobacterium lemurum genome contains these proteins:
- a CDS encoding family 43 glycosylhydrolase — protein sequence MLGTTSLLCYTCKPTKREEANNADIALSMHLALRSRACGDWMPLNENYGIFFAAGVPSAACSRADGNPAGDARAACVAAARFGVDPYDDGREASPAVAYGAVMPEVDIVLKSLRDPYLFRLADGGFGIAATRTARGGDPDGSERSSFLLAVSRDLTDFEQLGQVVLDTDAGVNKPSVEFDQNAGEYRIRWRSDDGVARIAVVRDIAEAVGRTLAVADDTEALDAAAAGRDPAGACADAADVYGIADVVPGNSIAITEKEARTLIARFGRIYNTGASVRPYSIPASLRGEEARAAVWTLRNVCAELKYSDGSSAMRAVDWDADEIGRLNDDLAAGRLVAGDRRAIHGRIRQTVYPVPFAVERADPSVFAWKWNGEPLFLFIATEDEDGNCIDPRGGRTHMPLRVASSIAQLSDAAGGREREVDLLVRGDLNSEGRAMTGCFWAPELHVIDGRLSILFMPCFDGPSANPDGSPNDRAGKPDMWTGSCHIMQLRQDADGRDLDPREPGNWTVPEPILGPDGEALNPVQRISLDMTVIVDSGRWYYAWQQVGSVWIAGFDPKRPNRLTSKPRQIIVPEYAWDNAIAEGPNAVVHDGRIFLIYSGSLVGIDYTTGLVTAPAGENTDLLDPATWTKLAYPLQKSGMYNGEWQLGTGHGMWSHDEDGNLIYVFHNAEYEGGRYGGRDAQVRRVHWSAEGMPVLDLQSTEELHPDYACITMNITLS from the coding sequence ATGTTGGGCACCACCTCCCTGCTGTGCTATACCTGCAAGCCCACCAAGCGCGAAGAGGCGAACAACGCCGATATCGCCCTGAGCATGCACCTCGCGCTGCGCTCGCGCGCCTGTGGCGACTGGATGCCGTTGAACGAGAACTACGGCATCTTCTTCGCCGCCGGAGTGCCGAGCGCCGCCTGCTCGCGCGCCGACGGGAATCCTGCGGGAGACGCGCGCGCCGCCTGCGTGGCGGCCGCCCGATTCGGCGTGGACCCCTACGACGACGGCCGTGAGGCAAGCCCGGCGGTCGCCTACGGCGCGGTGATGCCGGAAGTCGACATCGTGCTCAAAAGCCTGCGCGACCCCTACCTGTTCCGTCTGGCCGACGGCGGTTTCGGCATCGCGGCGACGCGCACCGCGCGCGGCGGCGATCCCGACGGGTCGGAGCGTTCGTCGTTCCTGCTGGCCGTCAGCCGCGATCTGACCGATTTCGAACAGCTCGGCCAGGTGGTGCTCGACACCGACGCCGGCGTGAACAAGCCGAGCGTGGAATTCGACCAGAACGCCGGCGAATACCGTATCCGTTGGCGTTCCGACGACGGCGTCGCGCGCATCGCGGTTGTGCGCGACATCGCCGAGGCCGTCGGACGCACGCTTGCCGTGGCCGATGATACGGAGGCGTTGGATGCCGCGGCGGCCGGCCGCGATCCGGCCGGTGCGTGCGCGGACGCCGCCGACGTCTACGGCATCGCCGACGTGGTGCCCGGCAACAGCATCGCCATCACCGAAAAGGAGGCGCGCACGCTGATCGCGCGCTTCGGCCGTATCTACAACACCGGCGCGTCCGTGCGCCCGTACTCGATACCGGCCTCGCTGCGCGGCGAGGAGGCCCGCGCCGCCGTATGGACGTTGCGCAACGTGTGCGCCGAACTCAAGTACTCCGACGGTTCGTCGGCCATGCGCGCGGTGGATTGGGACGCCGACGAGATCGGCCGTCTGAACGACGACCTCGCCGCCGGACGTCTGGTCGCGGGGGATCGCCGCGCCATCCACGGCCGCATCCGTCAGACCGTCTACCCCGTGCCGTTCGCGGTGGAACGCGCCGATCCGTCGGTGTTCGCCTGGAAATGGAACGGAGAGCCGCTGTTCCTGTTCATCGCCACCGAGGACGAGGACGGCAACTGCATCGACCCGCGCGGCGGGCGCACCCATATGCCGTTGCGCGTCGCCTCGTCCATCGCCCAGCTCTCCGATGCGGCAGGCGGCCGCGAGCGTGAGGTCGACCTGCTGGTGCGCGGCGACCTCAACTCCGAAGGCCGCGCGATGACCGGCTGCTTCTGGGCGCCGGAGCTGCACGTGATCGACGGACGTCTGTCCATACTGTTCATGCCCTGCTTCGACGGGCCGAGCGCCAACCCCGACGGCTCGCCCAACGACCGCGCCGGCAAACCGGATATGTGGACGGGAAGCTGCCATATCATGCAGCTCAGGCAGGATGCCGACGGACGCGACCTCGACCCGCGCGAGCCAGGCAATTGGACGGTTCCCGAACCGATTCTCGGCCCCGATGGCGAGGCGCTCAACCCCGTGCAGCGCATATCGCTCGACATGACGGTGATCGTCGATTCCGGCCGTTGGTACTACGCCTGGCAGCAGGTGGGCAGCGTATGGATCGCGGGTTTCGACCCCAAGCGGCCGAACCGCCTGACCTCCAAGCCGCGTCAGATCATCGTGCCGGAATACGCGTGGGACAACGCGATCGCCGAGGGGCCGAACGCGGTGGTGCACGACGGACGCATCTTCCTGATCTACTCGGGTTCGCTGGTCGGCATCGACTACACCACCGGTCTGGTGACCGCCCCGGCCGGCGAGAACACCGACCTGCTCGACCCCGCCACGTGGACCAAACTCGCCTACCCGCTGCAGAAGTCCGGCATGTACAACGGCGAATGGCAGCTCGGCACCGGACACGGCATGTGGTCTCACGACGAGGACGGCAACCTCATCTACGTGTTCCACAACGCCGAATACGAGGGCGGGCGCTACGGCGGCCGCGACGCCCAGGTGCGCCGCGTGCATTGGTCCGCGGAGGGCATGCCCGTCCTCGACCTGCAGTCCACCGAGGAGCTGCATCCGGACTATGCTTGTATAACGATGAACATCACCTTGTCATAA